The following proteins are encoded in a genomic region of Thermococcus pacificus:
- a CDS encoding tetratricopeptide repeat protein: protein MALIILGTYVSGLTLPEARQIADNAESGDVALQWVPGAWPGELVTRKDGTTLWMETNFWNIQSGSGENYMRFIKNTEEVAFYVNMSGVVTNWGGNAFATPNVIFAGRAPAQWWGNKPTVGGYSWFSLPLGGDQINTLGSVWAKVDFELAKSPETLSRTGIIMWFEQPNGAPLGEVYIAFSDDYGGIVNTQWPPTDIGTITQTVYINGQARKVVFKIQRTWNWDHFVLEFIPDQEIPEGTIFIDVKQFAEAAVQGIVDDPYSSWTADQITWTSIGFGTYTGSNTDKFELGWILHDARLVESPLTLKVAKEIASTAESGDIVLQWSPDNPWPGELVTGEDGTTLWMETNFWNIVSGDGESYMRFISAGDSVAFYVNLSNVQTRWGGIAWATPAVVFAGRVPPSVTDGNELPSAGGYDYFSLPMPAVNVSNYNKILTKIDFELVKGEGTLVRPGIIMWFERSSDNYQLAEVYVPFFDDYNGIVGAQYGPWEVGTIEATVTINGVEKNVTFTVQKAWNWNNFAFEFIPSEPIAKGSGDVTIDLRPIVDKVIEEIIADQYSDYSENDIVWSSLAFGTYSGSDGTGFNYGWILHEAKVLPPKSEGTVESRESEIFYKIYVMWNYYNYYRYNKIREAYNKLLTNLTYEIPENILNTTEELRNRAEEDYQRAFELSSQPFYGGVANPRSFAYLRRAYLSIKNAEEILDKVIKYSQLAEEYKALLDEAKARNLSDEVLAEAENAGEKAADEYQKALSLPPGDPEIIDHVNEAYRFLEYATGILRDYITSLPVLEIKDLASEQDVGDVQFTWWDQWLEKPIKRSDGTTVWMQTNFWNIVDGQGEVYMRFIDASDSFAFYVDLENVKTQWGGIAWATPEVIIAGRAPAVWWGDKPPVGGYGFFDLPMPSSEISNYDHIWVKADYKVVKKEGLVRFGLLLWFENAEGWPVAEVYVPFFDDFGGLVGVSDKTTLGGINTTVNLNGETLEVTLKGEKGWNPGEWWSFEFIPQEQLPASGEIIIDIKPVVDEVIRQLSNQEITWTSISISSYSGSEGTAFNYGWILEDARVLPPEEAPTLD, encoded by the coding sequence ATGGCACTGATTATACTGGGAACCTACGTCTCGGGGCTTACATTACCTGAGGCTCGGCAAATTGCAGACAATGCGGAAAGTGGGGATGTTGCCCTCCAGTGGGTTCCCGGTGCATGGCCGGGAGAGCTGGTTACCAGGAAAGACGGGACAACTCTGTGGATGGAGACAAACTTCTGGAATATCCAATCGGGTAGTGGAGAAAACTACATGAGGTTCATTAAAAACACAGAGGAAGTTGCGTTCTACGTCAATATGAGCGGCGTTGTCACTAACTGGGGCGGAAACGCATTTGCCACACCAAACGTCATTTTTGCAGGAAGGGCTCCCGCCCAATGGTGGGGGAACAAGCCTACAGTGGGAGGGTACTCATGGTTCAGCCTCCCGCTTGGGGGAGACCAGATTAACACACTGGGTAGCGTTTGGGCAAAGGTTGACTTCGAGCTCGCCAAAAGTCCCGAAACACTCTCCAGAACGGGAATAATAATGTGGTTCGAGCAGCCAAACGGTGCCCCCCTCGGCGAGGTGTACATAGCCTTTTCGGACGACTACGGTGGAATCGTGAACACTCAGTGGCCCCCGACGGACATCGGGACAATAACACAGACAGTGTATATTAACGGCCAGGCTAGGAAAGTAGTTTTCAAAATCCAGAGAACTTGGAACTGGGACCATTTCGTTCTTGAGTTCATCCCTGACCAGGAGATACCTGAGGGAACGATTTTCATTGACGTCAAACAATTTGCAGAAGCGGCAGTGCAGGGCATAGTGGATGACCCCTACTCCTCTTGGACTGCTGACCAGATTACGTGGACATCCATTGGCTTTGGAACTTACACGGGAAGCAACACAGACAAGTTTGAACTCGGCTGGATACTCCACGACGCCAGGCTTGTTGAGTCCCCCCTAACCCTCAAGGTAGCAAAAGAAATTGCGAGCACTGCTGAGAGTGGAGACATAGTTCTTCAGTGGAGTCCTGATAATCCATGGCCAGGAGAGCTGGTTACCGGGGAAGACGGGACAACTCTGTGGATGGAGACAAACTTCTGGAACATCGTTTCAGGAGACGGTGAAAGCTACATGCGCTTTATTTCAGCAGGGGACAGTGTGGCCTTTTACGTTAACCTAAGCAACGTGCAGACACGGTGGGGAGGAATAGCATGGGCAACCCCCGCAGTGGTTTTCGCTGGCAGGGTGCCCCCAAGCGTAACTGATGGAAATGAATTACCCTCAGCAGGCGGTTATGACTACTTCTCACTTCCCATGCCAGCCGTGAATGTTTCAAATTACAACAAGATACTCACCAAAATTGACTTTGAACTCGTTAAAGGCGAAGGCACCCTCGTTAGACCAGGGATTATAATGTGGTTCGAGAGGAGCAGTGACAACTACCAACTGGCTGAGGTCTATGTCCCATTCTTTGATGATTACAATGGAATAGTAGGTGCGCAATATGGCCCCTGGGAGGTCGGAACAATAGAAGCCACCGTAACTATAAATGGCGTTGAAAAGAACGTAACGTTCACGGTACAGAAAGCGTGGAACTGGAACAATTTCGCTTTTGAATTCATACCCTCAGAACCAATAGCAAAGGGCTCGGGAGATGTCACAATTGACCTAAGGCCAATAGTTGACAAGGTCATAGAGGAAATAATAGCCGACCAATACTCCGACTATTCAGAGAACGACATAGTATGGAGCTCTCTCGCGTTTGGAACCTACAGCGGAAGCGACGGCACAGGTTTCAACTATGGCTGGATACTCCACGAGGCAAAGGTTCTGCCTCCAAAATCTGAGGGAACTGTAGAATCGAGGGAATCAGAAATCTTTTACAAGATCTACGTCATGTGGAACTATTATAACTATTATCGCTATAACAAAATAAGAGAGGCATATAACAAACTCCTTACAAATCTTACATATGAAATACCAGAGAACATATTGAACACTACAGAAGAGCTTAGAAACCGTGCAGAAGAGGATTATCAGAGAGCGTTTGAACTTTCATCACAGCCGTTTTACGGAGGGGTTGCAAATCCAAGGAGCTTTGCATATCTTAGAAGAGCATATTTATCTATTAAAAATGCGGAAGAGATTCTTGACAAAGTTATAAAATACTCACAGTTGGCAGAGGAATACAAAGCACTTTTAGACGAAGCCAAAGCTAGGAACTTGAGTGATGAAGTACTCGCTGAGGCAGAGAATGCTGGGGAAAAAGCTGCGGATGAATACCAAAAAGCCCTTTCGCTTCCACCAGGGGATCCAGAGATAATAGACCATGTCAATGAAGCTTACAGGTTCCTAGAGTATGCAACAGGCATTCTAAGGGATTATATAACTTCACTACCTGTCCTAGAGATAAAAGATCTGGCTTCTGAACAGGACGTGGGCGATGTTCAGTTTACCTGGTGGGACCAGTGGCTCGAGAAACCCATAAAGAGGAGCGATGGAACGACTGTTTGGATGCAGACCAACTTCTGGAACATAGTTGACGGCCAGGGAGAAGTCTACATGAGGTTCATCGATGCTAGTGATAGCTTTGCCTTCTACGTTGATCTTGAAAATGTAAAGACGCAGTGGGGCGGAATAGCTTGGGCAACACCGGAGGTCATAATCGCCGGAAGAGCTCCCGCCGTATGGTGGGGAGACAAACCACCAGTCGGAGGTTACGGATTCTTTGACCTCCCGATGCCATCGTCCGAAATCTCCAATTATGACCATATATGGGTCAAGGCGGACTATAAGGTTGTCAAGAAGGAAGGCTTAGTAAGATTCGGGCTCCTCCTGTGGTTCGAGAATGCCGAGGGATGGCCGGTTGCGGAAGTCTACGTGCCGTTCTTTGACGACTTTGGAGGGCTTGTAGGGGTCAGTGATAAGACAACACTTGGAGGAATCAATACCACGGTTAACCTCAACGGAGAAACCCTTGAGGTCACTTTGAAAGGCGAGAAAGGATGGAACCCTGGGGAATGGTGGAGCTTCGAGTTCATACCGCAGGAGCAGCTTCCAGCTTCCGGAGAAATCATAATTGACATAAAGCCAGTAGTGGATGAGGTCATCAGACAACTTAGCAACCAAGAAATTACATGGACTTCAATATCCATAAGTTCTTACAGCGGAAGCGAGGGTACAGCTTTCAACTACGGCTGGATACTCGAAGACGCAAGAGTCCTGCCCCCAGAAGAAGCACCTACCTTAGACTGA
- the bgaS gene encoding beta-galactosidase BgaS codes for MKKEFLWGVSQSGFQFEMGDRFNRNLDTRSDWWHWVRDPVNLKKELVSGDLPEEGINNYELYPLDHSLARELGLNAYSLNLEWSRIFPCPTYGVEVDYELDGNGLIKRVKITKETLRELDEIANKNEVHHYTRVLANLKKLGFKVALTLTHYTHPVWLHDPIASRDTNLQNERNGWVSQKSVLEFAKFAAYLTYKFGHLVDIWATFNEPMVMVELGYLAPYSGFPPGVVNPQRAKEAIINIINAHARAYDAIREFKKEAPIGIIANNVGTSYPKDPNDPEDIKAAQMTDFFHSGLLLQALTKGDLNIEFDMETTIKVPHLKRLDWIGITYYSREVVTHSKPKFPEIPITGFKGVPGYGYSCPPNELSKDEHPVSDIGWEVYPEGIYNSIKAALEYGKPVYVMENGIADSKDLLRPYFIASHVAYIERALESGFDVRGYFHWALTDNYEWAMGFRMRFGLYSVDMITKERIPRKESVGVYREIVENGGLTERIRREYLGGEGP; via the coding sequence ATGAAAAAGGAGTTCCTCTGGGGAGTTTCGCAATCGGGTTTCCAGTTTGAGATGGGTGACAGGTTCAACCGGAACCTGGACACGAGAAGCGACTGGTGGCACTGGGTAAGAGACCCCGTTAACCTGAAAAAAGAGCTTGTAAGTGGAGATCTGCCAGAGGAGGGCATCAACAACTACGAACTCTATCCTCTCGACCATTCACTGGCCAGGGAGCTCGGGCTCAACGCCTACTCTCTAAACTTGGAGTGGAGCAGGATATTCCCCTGCCCCACCTATGGAGTTGAAGTTGACTACGAGCTCGACGGCAACGGACTCATTAAGAGGGTAAAAATAACCAAGGAGACCCTCAGGGAGCTTGACGAGATAGCAAACAAAAATGAGGTCCACCACTACACGCGCGTCCTTGCAAATCTGAAAAAGCTCGGCTTCAAGGTCGCCCTGACCCTTACCCACTACACCCACCCCGTATGGCTTCACGACCCCATCGCGTCTCGCGATACAAACCTGCAAAACGAGAGAAACGGATGGGTGAGCCAGAAGTCCGTTCTCGAGTTCGCCAAGTTTGCGGCCTACCTCACGTACAAGTTCGGGCACCTCGTGGACATCTGGGCGACCTTTAACGAACCGATGGTGATGGTGGAGCTCGGATATCTTGCCCCCTACTCAGGGTTTCCCCCGGGTGTTGTTAATCCGCAACGTGCAAAGGAAGCAATCATCAACATAATAAACGCCCACGCAAGGGCCTACGACGCCATAAGGGAGTTCAAGAAAGAAGCACCTATCGGGATAATTGCCAACAACGTTGGAACCTCGTATCCAAAGGACCCCAATGACCCTGAGGACATTAAAGCGGCCCAGATGACTGATTTCTTCCACAGCGGTCTCCTGCTCCAGGCATTAACAAAGGGTGACCTCAACATCGAGTTCGACATGGAGACCACGATAAAGGTGCCTCACCTCAAAAGGCTCGATTGGATAGGGATTACCTACTACTCGAGGGAAGTGGTCACCCATTCCAAGCCCAAATTCCCTGAAATCCCGATAACGGGGTTCAAGGGTGTTCCCGGCTATGGGTACTCCTGTCCACCAAACGAGCTTTCAAAGGATGAGCACCCCGTGAGCGACATTGGATGGGAAGTGTATCCGGAGGGCATCTACAACAGCATAAAGGCCGCTTTAGAGTATGGAAAGCCAGTTTATGTAATGGAGAACGGAATCGCCGATTCTAAAGACTTGCTAAGGCCTTACTTCATCGCCTCGCACGTGGCTTATATAGAGAGGGCTCTTGAGTCTGGCTTCGACGTCAGGGGTTACTTCCACTGGGCACTTACGGATAATTACGAATGGGCGATGGGCTTTAGGATGAGGTTTGGCCTGTATTCCGTTGACATGATCACAAAAGAGAGAATCCCGAGGAAGGAAAGCGTGGGGGTTTACAGAGAGATTGTTGAAAACGGCGGCTTAACCGAGAGGATTAGGAGAGAATACCTCGGGGGTGAGGGGCCGTGA
- a CDS encoding glycoside hydrolase family 16 protein codes for MDKKLLGLLILVVMLGSFISGCIGGETQTTPSSSWTSTTQTTSMAPLDSSTTRTTTTTATTTTTSKTTTPTTTTSTAQVPAEIQENGRRWKLIWHDEFEGEKVNENYWTFEIGNGGAYGIPGWGNNELEYYSPNNTRIENGMLVIEARKEWATDEYGTYMYTSSRLKTEGKAEFAPPVRVEARMKLPKGKGLWPAFWMLGSNIREVGWPQCGEIDIMEFLGHEPRTVHGTVHGPGYSGGRAITKSYTLPEGVPDFTEDFHVFAIDWFPDRIEWYVDGTLYHVVTKEQVEAMGKEWVFDKPFYIILNLAVGGNWPGPPGATTKFPARMYVDYVRVYKLAED; via the coding sequence ATGGACAAAAAACTTCTGGGCCTCTTAATTCTGGTCGTGATGCTCGGCAGTTTCATAAGCGGGTGCATAGGGGGAGAAACACAGACGACACCTTCTTCATCATGGACCTCAACCACTCAAACAACCTCAATGGCTCCCTTAGATAGTTCCACAACTCGGACCACCACAACTACCGCGACGACTACCACAACGAGCAAAACAACCACCCCTACGACTACCACCTCCACAGCACAAGTGCCCGCTGAAATCCAGGAGAATGGGAGAAGGTGGAAACTCATATGGCACGATGAGTTTGAGGGTGAAAAGGTAAACGAAAACTACTGGACGTTCGAGATAGGGAACGGAGGGGCATACGGAATCCCTGGATGGGGAAACAACGAGCTCGAATACTACTCACCAAACAACACGAGGATAGAAAACGGCATGCTCGTGATAGAGGCCAGAAAGGAATGGGCTACCGACGAGTACGGCACATATATGTACACCTCCTCAAGGCTTAAAACCGAGGGGAAGGCAGAATTTGCCCCGCCCGTGAGAGTAGAGGCGAGGATGAAGCTACCGAAGGGCAAGGGACTCTGGCCGGCATTCTGGATGCTGGGAAGCAACATAAGAGAAGTCGGATGGCCCCAGTGCGGTGAGATAGACATAATGGAGTTCCTCGGCCATGAGCCAAGGACCGTTCACGGCACCGTCCACGGGCCTGGATACTCGGGAGGCCGCGCTATAACCAAGAGCTATACCCTTCCAGAAGGGGTTCCGGACTTCACGGAGGACTTTCACGTTTTTGCCATTGACTGGTTCCCGGACAGGATAGAGTGGTACGTTGATGGTACACTCTATCACGTGGTCACGAAGGAGCAGGTCGAGGCCATGGGCAAGGAGTGGGTCTTCGACAAGCCTTTTTACATAATCCTGAACCTGGCGGTTGGGGGCAACTGGCCGGGACCGCCTGGTGCCACGACAAAGTTCCCGGCAAGGATGTACGTTGACTACGTGAGGGTCTATAAGCTCGCTGAGGACTGA
- a CDS encoding glycosyl hydrolase, with protein MRNTSFLKVLGFILVSTMVLGCIGNNAPTNSEGIDSSSYTQPATTDSSESMNSPSPTGSTVTNSPKPKANFSGEYSDFGGWKKVQVESLGFFRVEVVNGTYWLVDPEGYLFVSKGVNAINYLGDHSPKIGYAPYYVNVLRKYGDISVWINVTVNRMVEWGFNTVGSWSSPELYEYFPYTVLLDIGAKYGFNWEHGTMPDIFKDDFEEYVAKAVYFNVEPLKDNPMVIGFFTDNELRWGPDWRSGNHLLDDFMKLPPEAPGKRVAVEVLKETFNGDITRVNEELKTSYESFDDLLTYTGDLPSTPLFMEARKEFVRRYAERYFNVTTTAIRKVDQNHLILGVRFAVSPFIRPPDVVFEVAGKYVDVISLNLYNFQVAPKEYLDHIHEITGKPIMITEFSFRAMDSGLPNTIGAGITVQTQKERAEYTKRFIESFMELPYAVGYHWFKWSDQPKEGRWDGENSNYGLVNIEDEPYEEMVRMFSELNRNIEEIHLKGYEEG; from the coding sequence ATGAGGAATACGTCCTTCCTCAAGGTTCTTGGTTTCATACTTGTTTCCACAATGGTCCTGGGATGTATTGGAAACAACGCACCGACAAATAGTGAGGGTATAGATTCGTCATCTTACACCCAACCTGCCACAACCGATTCTAGTGAGAGTATGAATTCACCCTCTCCCACCGGATCTACCGTAACCAACTCCCCCAAACCTAAAGCGAATTTTTCTGGGGAATATTCTGATTTTGGAGGATGGAAAAAGGTGCAGGTTGAATCGTTAGGATTTTTTAGGGTTGAAGTTGTGAATGGGACATACTGGCTTGTTGATCCGGAAGGCTACCTTTTTGTCTCCAAGGGAGTGAATGCTATAAATTACCTGGGTGATCACTCTCCTAAAATAGGGTATGCCCCGTATTACGTCAATGTACTGAGGAAGTATGGGGACATAAGCGTGTGGATTAATGTCACAGTTAATAGGATGGTTGAGTGGGGTTTCAATACTGTGGGGAGCTGGTCCTCTCCTGAACTGTACGAATATTTCCCATATACCGTTCTTCTGGATATAGGGGCAAAATATGGGTTTAACTGGGAACACGGCACCATGCCCGACATTTTCAAGGATGATTTTGAGGAGTACGTGGCAAAGGCAGTGTACTTCAATGTTGAACCGTTGAAGGACAACCCCATGGTAATCGGCTTCTTTACAGACAACGAACTTCGCTGGGGGCCGGACTGGAGGTCGGGCAATCACCTCTTGGATGATTTCATGAAGTTACCCCCTGAGGCCCCCGGAAAGAGAGTGGCAGTGGAAGTTTTGAAAGAGACCTTTAATGGAGACATTACCCGGGTTAATGAGGAGCTCAAGACAAGCTATGAATCTTTTGATGACCTGCTTACATATACCGGTGACCTCCCATCAACACCCTTGTTTATGGAAGCAAGAAAGGAGTTTGTGAGGAGATACGCTGAGCGGTATTTTAACGTGACAACAACCGCCATAAGGAAGGTAGATCAAAACCACCTAATACTTGGAGTGAGGTTTGCGGTTTCTCCTTTCATCAGGCCGCCCGATGTTGTCTTTGAAGTCGCTGGAAAGTACGTTGATGTTATCTCACTGAATCTCTATAACTTCCAGGTGGCACCGAAGGAGTACTTGGACCACATACATGAAATTACGGGGAAACCCATAATGATAACCGAGTTCTCGTTCAGGGCGATGGACTCCGGGCTTCCCAATACTATTGGGGCAGGAATCACCGTTCAGACTCAAAAAGAAAGGGCCGAATACACAAAGCGCTTCATAGAGAGTTTTATGGAGCTTCCGTATGCCGTCGGATATCACTGGTTCAAATGGTCTGACCAGCCCAAAGAGGGGAGATGGGACGGGGAAAACAGCAACTACGGTCTCGTAAACATCGAGGATGAGCCCTACGAGGAAATGGTCAGAATGTTTAGCGAGCTGAATAGAAACATTGAAGAGATACACCTGAAGGGTTATGAGGAGGGTTAG
- a CDS encoding CGP-CTERM sorting domain-containing protein, producing the protein MRRRMIKAVSFFVLSLVFLGFVSAMTLEDIKGIAAAPAQEGDVQFTWWDQWLENPIQLSDGRTIWMQTNFWNIVDGQGEVYMRFIKSTEEVAFYVDLSDVQTQWGGIAWATPEVIIDGRAPAQWWGDKPPVGGYSHFQLPLPASDVSTHDSIWVKVKYDVARRDDTLVRYGINIWFEDKGSGAPIGEIYIPFFDDFGGIVGDRTDVGEVTSTVILNGEMKNIKFTIQRALSGGGWGVLLFMPQEQLPASGEVIIDIKPMIDKVIEQLDGFFGIPVDSQQWTSISIGSYSGSEGTAFNYGWILHDARILSPSEAPKIIKTTETVTKTETMTITETKTETKTETVTETKTETKTETKTETTGGGGICGPAAIIGLAIVPLLLRKRR; encoded by the coding sequence ATGCGCAGACGGATGATAAAAGCCGTGAGTTTCTTTGTTCTGTCGTTAGTGTTTCTGGGGTTTGTTTCAGCAATGACATTGGAAGACATAAAGGGCATCGCAGCGGCTCCAGCTCAGGAGGGTGATGTTCAGTTTACCTGGTGGGACCAGTGGCTTGAGAACCCCATCCAGCTTAGTGATGGAAGAACCATCTGGATGCAGACCAACTTCTGGAACATAGTTGACGGCCAAGGGGAAGTTTACATGAGGTTCATTAAAAGCACGGAAGAAGTTGCTTTCTACGTTGACCTAAGCGATGTGCAGACACAGTGGGGAGGAATAGCCTGGGCAACACCGGAGGTTATTATAGATGGAAGGGCCCCGGCCCAGTGGTGGGGAGACAAGCCACCGGTTGGGGGATATTCACACTTCCAGCTACCGCTCCCAGCTTCTGATGTATCCACGCACGACAGCATCTGGGTGAAAGTGAAATACGATGTAGCCAGAAGAGATGACACTCTTGTAAGATACGGTATAAACATCTGGTTTGAAGACAAAGGTTCAGGAGCACCTATTGGGGAAATCTACATTCCGTTCTTTGACGACTTCGGAGGAATAGTTGGTGACAGGACAGACGTGGGAGAAGTAACCTCTACAGTGATCTTAAACGGAGAGATGAAAAATATTAAATTCACGATCCAGAGAGCTCTGTCCGGAGGAGGATGGGGAGTCCTTCTCTTCATGCCGCAGGAGCAGCTTCCAGCTTCCGGAGAAGTCATAATTGACATAAAGCCCATGATCGACAAGGTTATCGAACAACTCGATGGCTTCTTTGGCATACCTGTTGACAGCCAGCAGTGGACTTCAATATCCATAGGCTCTTACAGCGGAAGCGAAGGCACCGCTTTCAACTACGGCTGGATACTCCACGACGCAAGGATCCTGTCCCCCAGTGAGGCCCCCAAGATCATTAAAACCACCGAAACCGTAACCAAAACGGAGACCATGACCATAACCGAGACGAAAACAGAGACCAAGACTGAAACTGTGACCGAGACAAAAACGGAGACCAAGACAGAGACTAAGACCGAAACCACCGGCGGTGGAGGAATCTGCGGCCCGGCAGCCATAATCGGCCTGGCAATAGTCCCACTCCTCCTCAGGAAGAGGCGTTAA
- a CDS encoding type II toxin-antitoxin system VapC family toxin: protein MKMPKRIILDSSALLRMHTKRNKDLLELALMRFEILVPQISVYEYLFTKACLGKNPDHVMAVLKELYHIVPPDDEIIIKSAIITKNLLKSRTKMATSDILVGVTAIVKNALLITDIPEHYNPLKKYGLDVISTEKFIGELEQLALGLSKDSSEAISKQLSEGI from the coding sequence ATGAAAATGCCCAAAAGAATAATTCTCGACAGCTCTGCCCTCCTGAGAATGCACACCAAAAGGAACAAAGACCTCCTCGAGCTTGCCCTGATGAGGTTCGAAATCCTAGTCCCGCAGATCAGTGTATACGAATATCTCTTCACGAAGGCATGTTTGGGGAAAAATCCAGATCATGTGATGGCCGTGTTAAAGGAGCTCTACCATATAGTTCCCCCAGATGACGAGATAATCATCAAGAGCGCAATAATCACGAAAAACCTCCTGAAAAGCAGGACTAAGATGGCCACCAGCGACATCCTCGTCGGGGTTACGGCCATAGTAAAAAACGCCCTCCTGATAACGGACATCCCTGAGCATTATAATCCTCTCAAAAAATACGGGCTGGACGTGATAAGCACTGAGAAGTTTATTGGGGAGCTTGAACAGCTTGCCCTCGGGCTCTCAAAAGATAGCTCTGAGGCGATTTCAAAACAGCTTTCGGAGGGGATTTGA